The sequence TCCGCCACCGTCGGCAGGAGCCGGCGCACCCGCCGCAGGAAGCCATAGTCGACGCCGCCGATCGACGTCCGCGACAGGCCGTCCTTGGGCCCGAGGTTCGCTCCGCCCGCCGCCTCCCAGAGCTTCTCACGCGCGATCTGGTAGCCCGCGGCGGTAGGGTGAATGCCGTCCAGCCCGAAGATGTCGTGGCAGATCTTCCCTTCGAAGCCGGTGCAGGCTCCCAGCTGGTCCTCGTGCGCGAACTCCGCCGCCATCTCGTTGATTGTCACGCGGCGGGTCTGCCCCCACGCCAGGTCGCGCAGGATGCGGTCGACGATCGGCAGCCAGGTGCGATGAAAAAGACTCGGATTGCTGGTCGAGCAATGATCCGCCTCGTTGTCGTAAAGGCTGTTCAGGACGATGTCGGCCCCGGGCACCTGCGAGGTCAGGGAGGACAGGATCTCCTGCAGGTTCTGGCGCGAGTCGAGGATCTCGGCAAGGGCGCGGTTCACCTCGGCTTGCGTCGGAGTCGCGGAGGCCGGGTCCACGCTCAGCATGTCGTTGCCGATGCTGGAAATCGTGATCAGCTTCGGCTGGGTCTCGAAGATCCGGAAGACATTATTGTGGTCGTTCGTGTCATCCACGAGGAGATCGTCGGTGTGCTCACCGAGGACGGCCGCGCCGTCCATCGGCCAGTTGGGGTTGTTCGCCACCGTGACGCCCACGGCACAGGCGAGGCGCGCTTGCACCTGGGTGGTATAGGTGAACGCCGTCGGGAATGTGCAGGCATTGAAATTCCGCGCAATGCTGTCCCCCATCGCCGCGATCGGGTAGGAGCCACTCAGCAGGTTTGCGAGCCCCTGGTCCAGCTTGGCCAGCCGCGGCTGGCCGACCGGCGCCGTGTAGCCGGGAGTCGACTGCGGGAAGCCGTCCCAGCGTGATGACGAGAGGCGCCAGCCCGATGGATCGGCGGATTGCAGGATGTAGCAGCCGTTGCCGGGAGAAAAGAGGAAGTTGCCCGCGCCGTCGGTGAGAATCGTGGAGTCGATCGAGCCGCCGGCATCGACGCGTCCGACCATCCGGACGCTGACCCCCGGAATAACCGGCTCGCCCGCGTCCTTCTTGCCGTTGCCGTTGCGGTCCTCGTACGCCGATCCCGAGACGCTCTGGGCGAGCGCCGGAAAGGCGGCGGCCAGCAGCAACGCGGCCAGAACGAGGAAGCGCCGCTTCACCTCTCCCTCGCGAATCGACGATACAGCGTGTAGCTTCCGCGGCTGGTGGTGTCGGTGACGGTGACGGTGCCGGCCAGGGATCGTCCGTCATCGGCGAGGGCATAGGCTTCCACGACTTCGAGGGTCTCGCCGCCGGTGCCCGACGGCTTGACCACGTAGCTCGCCCGCGCCCGCTGCGTGCGCGAATCGATCGAGAGATCCTTCAGCTCGACACGCACCGGGCCGTTGTCGGCCATCATGGCGGGCCAGGGCTGGGAGGCATCGCGATCCTCTC comes from Candidatus Polarisedimenticolia bacterium and encodes:
- a CDS encoding GDSL-type esterase/lipase family protein, which codes for MKRRFLVLAALLLAAAFPALAQSVSGSAYEDRNGNGKKDAGEPVIPGVSVRMVGRVDAGGSIDSTILTDGAGNFLFSPGNGCYILQSADPSGWRLSSSRWDGFPQSTPGYTAPVGQPRLAKLDQGLANLLSGSYPIAAMGDSIARNFNACTFPTAFTYTTQVQARLACAVGVTVANNPNWPMDGAAVLGEHTDDLLVDDTNDHNNVFRIFETQPKLITISSIGNDMLSVDPASATPTQAEVNRALAEILDSRQNLQEILSSLTSQVPGADIVLNSLYDNEADHCSTSNPSLFHRTWLPIVDRILRDLAWGQTRRVTINEMAAEFAHEDQLGACTGFEGKICHDIFGLDGIHPTAAGYQIAREKLWEAAGGANLGPKDGLSRTSIGGVDYGFLRRVRRLLPTVAETRNGATVLNPSAAFSDQDGGAAASITLGAGTEEFRLSGFSTWYDEIQIVRAVAGVRYRVTGTVADDLYRMEASVTDQFRPPVGHNYTPTAWNFFTPIVGGGGPTQPPDEDPAYPTEKVLAVPQPATSREVSALLTKNPTLAGGAAEYDWPAVTQADLATTTIRVAAAPVAGTAGNDNYQVMLDAAWLDLYGWEKPRPPEVSGTGGGGGSQAITVDQQADGTLVVTFD